In Puntigrus tetrazona isolate hp1 chromosome 24, ASM1883169v1, whole genome shotgun sequence, a genomic segment contains:
- the cmbl gene encoding carboxymethylenebutenolidase homolog, whose translation MANEAKPCPCDIGDKIEYGGLGEEVQIQHIKAYVVKPPASEKAIIVIQDIFGWQLPNTRYMADMLSANGYIAVCPDFFVGKDPWNPSHDWSTFQQWLEDKKPTGIKKEVDAVLKYLKEQCGVKHVGVVGFCWGGVATHYIALQYQEIKAGVSVYGIVREREDRFDLKSPTLFIFAENDQVIPIDQVTTLETKLKEKCTADFRVKIFPKQTHGFVHRKREDINPDDKPFIEEARTDMINWLNKYM comes from the exons ATGGCAAATGAAGCAAAACCTTGTCCATGTGATATCGGGGACAAAATCGAATATGGAGGCCTTGGAGAGGAAGTTCAAATCCAGCACATTAAAGCTTATGTGGTGAAGCCTCCAGCGTCAGAAAAGGCCATAATTGTAATTCAAGACATTTTTGGATGGCAGCTCCCAAACACTAGATACATGGCCGATATGCTCTCAGCCAATGGATACAT CGCTGTATGTCCAGATTTCTTCGTTGGAAAAGACCCATGGAATCCATCTCACGACTGGTCGACATTTCAGCAGTGGCTTGAGGACAAAAAGCCCACAGGCATCAAAAA GGAAGTGGATGCTGTATTGAAGTATCTGAAGGAGCAGTGCGGTGTGAAGCATGTAGGTGTAGTGGGCTTCTGCTGGGGTGGCGTCGCAACACACTACATTGCTCTTCAGTATCAGGAAATCAAAGCTGGCGTCTCCGTCTATG GCATCGTTAGAGAGCGGGAAGACAGGTTTGATCTCAAGAGCCCAACCCTCTTTATCTTTGCTGAAAACGATCAAGTCATTCCAATTGATCAG GTGACTACACTAGAGACAAAACTGAAGGAAAAGTGCACTGCCGACTTCCGAGTGAAAATCTTCCCGAAGCAGACACATGGGTTTGTCCATCGCAAGAGAGAAGACATTAACCCAGATGATAAACCTTTCATAGAGGAGGCCAGGACCGATATGATCAACTGGCTAAATAAGTACATGTAA
- the klhl15 gene encoding kelch-like protein 15 isoform X2 encodes MPVANQRCLMAGDVEVYLSQVHDGSVSSGFRALYEERLLLDVTLLIEEHHFQAHKALLATQSDYFRVMFTADMRERDQDKIHMKGLTAAGFGHVLRFMYYGSLELSMLTVQEILQAAMYVQLTEAVEFCCSFLLAKICLENCAEVMRLLEDFSVGVEGVQEQLDAFLLDNFVPLMARPDFLSYLSLEKLMAYLDSDQLSRFPEIELYEAVQAWLRHDRRRWRHTDAVVQNLRFCLMTPANIFEKVKTSEFYRYSRQLRLEVDQALSYFHQVNEQPLADTKSNRIRSVRPQTAVFRGMIGHSMVNSKILLLHRPKVWWELEGPQVPLRPDCLAIVNNFAFLLGGEELGPDGEFHASSKVYRYDPRQNSWLRMADMSVPRSEFAVGVIGKYIYAVAGRTRDETFYSTERYDIVEDKWEFVDPYPVNKYGHEGTVLNGKLYITGGITSSSTSKQVCVFDPGREGASEHRMRRTPILTNCWENKSKMNYARCFHKMISHNGKLYVFGGVCVILRASFESQGCPSTEVYDPETDEWTILASMPIGRSGHGVAVLDEQIMVLGGLCYNGHYSDSILTFDPEENKWKEDEYPRMPCKLDGLQVCSLHFPEYVLEHVRRCS; translated from the exons ATGCCCGTGGCCAATCAGAG GTGCCTAATGGCGGGGGATGTGGAGGTGTACCTGTCCCAAGTGCATGACGGCAGCGTATCGTCGGGCTTCAGAGCCTTGTATGAGGAGCGACTGCTGCTCGATGTCACGCTGCTCATCGAGGAGCACCACTTCCAGGCGCACAAGGCTCTGTTAGCAACGCAAAGCGATTATTTCCGGGTTATGTTCACGGCCGATATGCGGGAACGCGACCAGGATAAGATTCACATGAAGGGGTTGACGGCAGCCGGGTTCGGTCACGTCCTTCGCTTCATGTACTACGGTTCTTTGGAGTTAAGCATGCTCACGGTGCAGGAGATCCTGCAGGCTGCTATGTACGTGCAACTCACCGAGGCTGTAGAGTTCTGTTGCTCCTTTCTGCTGGCCAAGATCTGCTTGGAGAACTGCGCTGAGGTCATGCGCTTGCTGGAAGACTTCAGCGTCGGCGTGGAAGGCGTGCAGGAGCAGCTCGATGCGTTTCTGCTGGACAACTTTGTGCCCTTGATGGCGCGACCGGACTTCCTATCTTATCTGAGCTTGGAGAAGTTGATGGCGTATCTGGATAGTGACCAGCTGAGTCGATTTCCGGAAATTGAGCTTTACGAGGCGGTACAGGCCTGGCTGAGACATGACCGGCGGCGCTGGAGACATACGGATGCGGTTGTGCAGAACCTGCGCTTTTGCCTCATGACTCCTGCCAATATCTTTGAGAAG GTGAAGACATCAGAGTTCTACCGGTATTCCCGCCAACTGAGACTAGAAGTTGACCAGGCGCTCAGCTACTTCCATCAGGTGAATGAACAACCGCTTGCGGATACCAAGTCCAACCGCATCAGATCGGTGAGACCCCAGACTGCTGTATTCCGTGGAATGATTGGCCACAGCATGGTCAACAGCAAGATCCTCCTCCTCCACCGGCCCAAAGTGTGGTGGGAACTAGAAGGCCCCCAGGTGCCGCTCCGGCCCGACTGCCTGGCCATCGTCAACAACTTTGCTTTCCTGTTGGGTGGTGAAGAACTAGGCCCGGATGGAGAATTCCACGCTTCTTCTAAGGTCTACCGCTACGATCCCAGACAGAACTCCTGGCTCCGCATGGCCGACATGTCCGTTCCCAGATCTGAGTTTGCGGTCGGCGTCATCGGGAAGTATATTTACGCCGTCGCAGGCCGTACTCGAGACGAGACGTTCTATTCTACGGAGCGTTACGACATTGTCGAGGACAAGTGGGAGTTTGTAGACCCGTACCCTGTAAACAAGTACGGTCACGAAGGAACCGTGCTCAACGGAAAGTTGTATATCACTGGCGGCATCACTTCCTCTTCCACCTCGAAACAAGTATGCGTTTTCGACCCAGGGCGAGAGGGAGCGTCCGAACACCGTATGCGGCGAACGCCTATCCTCACCAACTGCTGGGAGAACAAGTCAAAAATGAACTACGCTCGTTGCTTCCACAAGATGATCTCCCACAATGGGAAGTTGTACGTGTTCGGAGGGGTGTGTGTGATACTGCGTGCCTCTTTCGAGTCCCAGGGCTGCCCTTCGACGGAAGTGTACGACCCAGAGACCGACGAGTGGACTATTTTGGCTTCGATGCCTATAGGACGCAGCGGACACGGAGTGGCAGTGTTGGACGAACAGATCATGGTGCTCGGGGGACTTTGCTACAACGGTCATTACAGCGACTCTATCCTCACTTTTGACCCCGAGGAGAACAAATGGAAAGAGGACGAGTATCCCAGGATGCCTTGCAAACTGGATGGACTGCAAGTGTGTAGTTTGCACTTCCCAGAATACGTTCTGGAACACGTGAGACGCTGCAGCTGA
- the eif2s3 gene encoding eukaryotic translation initiation factor 2 subunit 3 — MAGDESGTTLGQPHLSKQDLSTLDVSKLTPLSQEIISRQATINIGTIGHVAHGKSTVVKAISGVHTVRFKNELERNITIKLGYANAKVYKLDDPSCPRPECYRSCGSSTPDEFPTDIPGTKGNFKLVRHVSFVDCPGHDILMATMLNGAAVMDAALLLIAGNESCPQPQTSEHLAAIEIMKLKHILILQNKIDLVKESQAKEQYEQILAFVQGTVAEGAPIIPISAQLKYNIEVVCEYIVNKIPVPVRDFTSEPRLIVIRSFDVNKPGCEVDDLKGGVAGGSILKGVLKVGQEIEVRPGIVSKDHEGKLMCKPIFSKIVSLFAEHNDLQYAAPGGLIGVGTKIDPTLCRADRMVGQVLGAVGALPEIFTELEISYFLLRRLLGVRTEGDKKAAKVQKLSKNEVLMVNIGSLSTGGRVSAVKADLAKIVLTNPVCTEVGEKIALSRRVEKHWRLIGWGQIRRGVTITPTVDDD; from the exons ATGGCGGGCGACGAGTCTGGAACAACGTTGGGTCAGCCTCATCTTTCTAAACAAGACCTTAGTACATTA GATGTGAGTAAGCTAACTCCTCTGTCCCAAGAGATCATCAGCAGACAAGCCACAATAAACATAG GAACTATTGGTCATGTAGCCCACGGAAAATCAACAGTGGTGAAAGCCATCTCTGGAGTTCACACTGTCAGATTCAAAAACGAGCTTGAGAGAAACATTACAATCAAGTTGGGATATGCTAATGCTAAG gtgTATAAACTGGATGATCCGAGTTGTCCACGGCCGGAGTGTTACAGGTCCTGTGGCAGCAGCACACCTGATGAGTTCCCCACAGACATTCCTGGCACCAAAGGCAACTTTAAATTAGTCAG ACATGTCTCGTTCGTGGATTGCCCGGGTCACGACATTTTGATGGCCACCATGTTAAACGGAGCCGCTGTCATGGATGCTGCGCTGCTCCTAATCG CTGGCAATGAATCATGCCCTCAGCCACAGACGTCAGAGCATTTGGCTGCCATTGAGATCATGAAGCTCAAACACATACTGATTCTGCAGAATAAAATCGATTTGGTGAAAGAGAGTCAGGCCAAGGAGCAGTATGAACAGATCCTGGCTTTTGTGCAGG GCACAGTAGCAGAGGGAGCTCCAATCATCCCTATCTCAGCCCAGCTCAAGTACAACATCGAGGTTGTCTGCGAGTACATTGTAAATAAGATCCCCGTGCCTGTCCGCGACTTCACCTCTGAGCCTCGCCTTATTG TAATCAGGTCATTTGATGTCAATAAGCCTGGCTGTGAAGTAGATGACCTGAAAGGTGGTGTAGCTGGAGGAAGTATCCTCAAAGGAGTCCTGAAG GTTGGACAGGAGATTGAGGTCAGACCAGGTATTGTTTCTAAGGACCATGAAGGGAAACTAATGTGCAAACCTATCTTCTCCAAAATTGTCTCCCTGTTTGCTGAACATAATGACCTCCAGTATGCTGCTCCTGGTGGCCTTATTG GTGTTGGCACCAAGATTGACCCTACACTGTGCAGAGCAGATCGTATGGTGGGCCAGGTCCTCGGAGCTGTGGGGGCTCTTCCTGAAATCTTCACAGAGCTTGAGATCTCGTACTTCCTTTTAAGAAGGCTGCTTGGTGTGCGCACTGAGGGTGACAAGAAGGCAGCCAAG GTTCAGAAGTTGTCGAAGAATGAGGTGCTGATGGTAAACATTGGCTCGCTGTCAACAGGAGGCCGTGTGAGCGCAGTGAAAGCTGATTTGGCCAAGATCGTGCTTACTAACCCTGTGTGCACAGAGGTGGGGGAGAAGATCGCCTTGAGTCGCAGAGTGGAGAAACATTGGCG TTTGATCGGATGGGGTCAGATCAGGAGAGGGGTGACCATCACACCCACAGTCGACGATGATTGA
- the mtrr gene encoding methionine synthase reductase isoform X3 → MLIRANQCGIQHVTRPKSRLEFSFPKLSFYSMPCEVAARFLILYGSQRGQAQSIAEEICQQSSEHGLTADISCLSNQHKYNLDSEVRPVVFVVSTTGDGDPPDTAQKFVRKIKNKSLPHDHFSHLRYGLLALGDTNYANFCNGGKTIDGRLQQLGAKHFYATGHADDGTGLEVVVDPWIEGLWDALKTTFSSMAASDQQRADLSDCTKENYHKNASDQERNKSDLEVDLRLLKLSEADSQKGKVISSDSSDAETLSTTLVASLKQSLPPLSESALNVPALPASYLEVHLEQVPTEGETVSSDEGGYREVSISKAVQLTQDNAVKTTILLELDISEQNIAYQPGDAFDILCPNRASEVEELLLRLDLQTQKSCAVQVNLLKNSSKKAAKVPLHIPQNGSLEFILTWCLEIRSAPKKAFVRALADFTENGLEKRRLLELCSKEGSSQYNSFVRDANVCLLDLLRAFPSCLPPLSLLFEHLPRLQPRAYSAASSSLQHPGKVHFVFSVVEFPARPEHPARTGLCTGWLTDHVSSILRPLGTAPASERLGTSALPKVHVRPRPSSTFHLPADSSVPVVMVGPGTGVAPFIGFLQQRCLVEACHLGVCDLYSVPGAYEE, encoded by the exons ATGCTCATAAGAGCGAACCAGTGCGGGATTCAGCATGTTACTCGGCCGAAGTCGCGGTTAGAGTTCTCATTCCCAAAATTAAG CTTTTATAGTATGCCGTGTGAAGTTGCTGCTCGCTTCTTGATATTGTATGGCTCTCAGCGCGGTCAGGCTCAGTCTATAGCCGAAGAGATCTGCCAACAATCATCTGAACATGGGCTTACAGCTGATATCAGCTGTTTGAGCAACCAGCACAAG TACAACTTGGATAGCGAAGTACGGCCAGTTGTTTTTGTGGTTTCCACGACCGGTGATGGTGACCCGCCGGACACAGCTCAGAAGTTTGTAAGAAAGATCAAGAACAAATCTCTGCCACACGACCACTTCTCCCATCTGCGTTATGGACTATTAG CTTTGGGAGACACAAACTATGCAAATTTCTGCAACGGGGGCAAGACCATTGACGGACGTCTGCAGCAGCTCGGTGCTAAACATTTCTATGCCACTGGGCATGCAGATGACGGCACTGG ACTTGAAGTAGTGGTGGATCCCTGGATTGAGGGACTCTGGGATGCTTTGAAAACAACGTTCTCCAGCATGGCCGCTTCAGATCAACAGCGCGCTGACCTTAGTGACTGTACAAAAGaaaattatcataaaaatgCATCCGACCAAGAAAGAAATAAGTCGGATCTAGAAGTTGACCTTCGTCTTTTAAAACTGAGCGAAGCAGACTCACAAAAAGGAAAAGTGATTTCATCTGACAGCAGTGATGCAGAGACTCTTTCTACCACGCTGGTTGCGTCTCTGAAACAGTCGCTGCCACCATTATCAGAGTCCGCTCTTAATGTTCCTGCTCTTCCCGCTTCATATCTGGAGGTCCATTTGGAGCAGGTGCCAACTGAAGGG GAGACAGTCTCCTCTGATGAAGGCGGTTATCGTGAGGTGTCCATTTCAAAAGCAGTTCAATTAACCCAAGATAATGCAGTAAAAACGACCATCTTACTGGAGCTTGATATTTCG GAGCAGAACATTGCTTATCAGCCCGGAGATGCCTTTGATATTCTCTGTCCAAACAGAGCCAGTGAAGTTGAGGAGTTGCTGCTCAGACTGGATCTGCAGACGCAAAAGTCCTGTGCTGTTCAGGTCAACTTGCTTAAAAACAGCAGTAAGAAAG caGCAAAGGTTCCACTTCACATCCCACAGAACGGCTCTTTGGAGTTTATTCTCACCTGGTGTTTGGAGATAAGGAGTGctccaaaaaaa GCATTTGTGCGAGCATTGGCGGACTTCACTGAGAACGGTTTAGAGAAAAGAAGACTTCTGGAGCTGTGTAGCAAAGAAGGCTCATCACAGTACAACAGTTTTGTCAGGGACGCCAATGTATGTTTACTGGATCTGCTTCGGGCCTTCCCATCCTGCCTACCTCCACTCAGCCTTCTGTTCG AACATTTGCCAAGGCTTCAGCCCAGAGCCTATTCTGCTGCCAG CTCCAGCCTTCAGCACCCTGGGAAAGTTCATTTCGTGTTCAGTGTTGTGGAGTTCCCTGCACGTCCAGAGCATCCGGCGAGGACGGGGTTGTGCACGGGCTGGCTGACTGATCACGTCTCCTCAATCTTGCGGCCCCTTGGGACGGCACCGGCTTCAGAGCGTCTAGGCACATCAGCCCTGCCGAAG GTACATGTCAGGCCTCGTCCCAGCAGCACCTTCCACTTACCGGCTGACTCGTCTGTTCCTGTTGTGATGGTGGGTCCTGGGACAGGTGTGGCCCCCTTCATTGGATTTCTTCAACAAAG
- the klhl15 gene encoding kelch-like protein 15 isoform X1, with translation MSEGPRAPWSKRGCVESHRREQGKYKQRKCERPFSAVKPTVGQEASKRCLMAGDVEVYLSQVHDGSVSSGFRALYEERLLLDVTLLIEEHHFQAHKALLATQSDYFRVMFTADMRERDQDKIHMKGLTAAGFGHVLRFMYYGSLELSMLTVQEILQAAMYVQLTEAVEFCCSFLLAKICLENCAEVMRLLEDFSVGVEGVQEQLDAFLLDNFVPLMARPDFLSYLSLEKLMAYLDSDQLSRFPEIELYEAVQAWLRHDRRRWRHTDAVVQNLRFCLMTPANIFEKVKTSEFYRYSRQLRLEVDQALSYFHQVNEQPLADTKSNRIRSVRPQTAVFRGMIGHSMVNSKILLLHRPKVWWELEGPQVPLRPDCLAIVNNFAFLLGGEELGPDGEFHASSKVYRYDPRQNSWLRMADMSVPRSEFAVGVIGKYIYAVAGRTRDETFYSTERYDIVEDKWEFVDPYPVNKYGHEGTVLNGKLYITGGITSSSTSKQVCVFDPGREGASEHRMRRTPILTNCWENKSKMNYARCFHKMISHNGKLYVFGGVCVILRASFESQGCPSTEVYDPETDEWTILASMPIGRSGHGVAVLDEQIMVLGGLCYNGHYSDSILTFDPEENKWKEDEYPRMPCKLDGLQVCSLHFPEYVLEHVRRCS, from the exons ATGTCCGAAGGACCTCGGGCTCCCTGGTCGAAGCGGGGTTGCGTGGAGTCGCATCGCCGAG AGCAGGGCAAATATAAGCAGAGGAAATGTGAACGTCCCTTCAGCGCAGTGAAGCCGACAGTTGGCCAGGAGGCCTCTAAAAg GTGCCTAATGGCGGGGGATGTGGAGGTGTACCTGTCCCAAGTGCATGACGGCAGCGTATCGTCGGGCTTCAGAGCCTTGTATGAGGAGCGACTGCTGCTCGATGTCACGCTGCTCATCGAGGAGCACCACTTCCAGGCGCACAAGGCTCTGTTAGCAACGCAAAGCGATTATTTCCGGGTTATGTTCACGGCCGATATGCGGGAACGCGACCAGGATAAGATTCACATGAAGGGGTTGACGGCAGCCGGGTTCGGTCACGTCCTTCGCTTCATGTACTACGGTTCTTTGGAGTTAAGCATGCTCACGGTGCAGGAGATCCTGCAGGCTGCTATGTACGTGCAACTCACCGAGGCTGTAGAGTTCTGTTGCTCCTTTCTGCTGGCCAAGATCTGCTTGGAGAACTGCGCTGAGGTCATGCGCTTGCTGGAAGACTTCAGCGTCGGCGTGGAAGGCGTGCAGGAGCAGCTCGATGCGTTTCTGCTGGACAACTTTGTGCCCTTGATGGCGCGACCGGACTTCCTATCTTATCTGAGCTTGGAGAAGTTGATGGCGTATCTGGATAGTGACCAGCTGAGTCGATTTCCGGAAATTGAGCTTTACGAGGCGGTACAGGCCTGGCTGAGACATGACCGGCGGCGCTGGAGACATACGGATGCGGTTGTGCAGAACCTGCGCTTTTGCCTCATGACTCCTGCCAATATCTTTGAGAAG GTGAAGACATCAGAGTTCTACCGGTATTCCCGCCAACTGAGACTAGAAGTTGACCAGGCGCTCAGCTACTTCCATCAGGTGAATGAACAACCGCTTGCGGATACCAAGTCCAACCGCATCAGATCGGTGAGACCCCAGACTGCTGTATTCCGTGGAATGATTGGCCACAGCATGGTCAACAGCAAGATCCTCCTCCTCCACCGGCCCAAAGTGTGGTGGGAACTAGAAGGCCCCCAGGTGCCGCTCCGGCCCGACTGCCTGGCCATCGTCAACAACTTTGCTTTCCTGTTGGGTGGTGAAGAACTAGGCCCGGATGGAGAATTCCACGCTTCTTCTAAGGTCTACCGCTACGATCCCAGACAGAACTCCTGGCTCCGCATGGCCGACATGTCCGTTCCCAGATCTGAGTTTGCGGTCGGCGTCATCGGGAAGTATATTTACGCCGTCGCAGGCCGTACTCGAGACGAGACGTTCTATTCTACGGAGCGTTACGACATTGTCGAGGACAAGTGGGAGTTTGTAGACCCGTACCCTGTAAACAAGTACGGTCACGAAGGAACCGTGCTCAACGGAAAGTTGTATATCACTGGCGGCATCACTTCCTCTTCCACCTCGAAACAAGTATGCGTTTTCGACCCAGGGCGAGAGGGAGCGTCCGAACACCGTATGCGGCGAACGCCTATCCTCACCAACTGCTGGGAGAACAAGTCAAAAATGAACTACGCTCGTTGCTTCCACAAGATGATCTCCCACAATGGGAAGTTGTACGTGTTCGGAGGGGTGTGTGTGATACTGCGTGCCTCTTTCGAGTCCCAGGGCTGCCCTTCGACGGAAGTGTACGACCCAGAGACCGACGAGTGGACTATTTTGGCTTCGATGCCTATAGGACGCAGCGGACACGGAGTGGCAGTGTTGGACGAACAGATCATGGTGCTCGGGGGACTTTGCTACAACGGTCATTACAGCGACTCTATCCTCACTTTTGACCCCGAGGAGAACAAATGGAAAGAGGACGAGTATCCCAGGATGCCTTGCAAACTGGATGGACTGCAAGTGTGTAGTTTGCACTTCCCAGAATACGTTCTGGAACACGTGAGACGCTGCAGCTGA
- the cct5 gene encoding T-complex protein 1 subunit epsilon gives MSALGTLAFDEYGRPFIIIKDQDKKSRLTGLEALKSHIMAAKAVANTLKTSLGPNGLDKMMVDKDGEVTVTNDGATILSMMDVDHQIAKLMVELSKSQDDEIGDGTTGVVVLAGALLEQAEQLLDRGIHPIRIADGYDQAAKIAIEQLDKIGDSFPVDPNNTEPLVQTAMTTLGSKVINRCHRQMAEIAVNAILTVADMERKDVDFELIKVEGKVGGKLEDTQLIKGVIVDKEFSHPQMPKVLKDTKIAILTCPFEPPKPKTKHKLDVTSVEDYKALQKYEKEKFEEMIRQVKDNGANLAICQWGFDDEANHLLLQNELPAVRWVGGPEIELIAIATGGRIVPRFCELTPEKLGSAGLVKEICFGTTKDRMLVIEECKNSRAVTIFIRGGNKMIIEEAKRALHDALCVIRNLVRDNRIVYGGGASEISCALAVNQAADKCPSLEQYAMRAFADALEVIPMALAENSGLNPIQTMTEVRARQVKESNPALGIDCLHLSTNDMKQQHVIETLIGKKQQISLATQVVKMILKIDDIRGPGEPED, from the exons ATGTCCGCACTTGGGACCCTCGCCTTCGATGAATATGGGAGGCCTTTCATCATCATAAAAGACCAGGACAAGAAATCTCGCTTGACTGGCCTGGAAGCGCTGAAG TCTCACATCATGGCAGCAAAAGCAGTTGCAAACACCTTGAAAACATCACTTGGGCCAAATG GACTTGACAAGATGATGGTGGATAAGGATGGTGAGGTGACTGTGACCAATGATGGTGCGACGATCCTCAGCATGATGGATGTGGACCATCAGATCGCCAAGCTCATGGTAGAACTGTCCAAGTCTCAAGATGATGAAATTGGAGATGGAACTACTGGAGTTGTTG TTTTGGCTGGGGCTCTTCTAGAGCAGGCCGAGCAGCTGTTGGACAGAGGCATTCACCCCATCAGGATCGCCGATGGTTATGACCAGGCCGCGAAGATCGCCATTGAGCAGCTCGACAAAATTGGGGATAGTTTCCCAGTGGATCCCAACAACACAGAACCTCTTGTTCAGACAGCCATGACCACATTAGGATCCAAAGT AATCAACCGGTGCCACAGACAGATGGCAGAGATCGCAGTCAATGCCATCCTCACAGTGGCTGACATGGAGAGGAAGGATGTCGACTTCGAGCTTATCAAAGTTGAAGGAAAGGTCGGTGGTAAACTAGAGGACACTCAGCTCATCAAAGGTGTCATTGTGGACAAAGAGTTCAGTCACCCTCAGATGCCCAAG GTACTGAAAGACACAAAAATCGCCATCCTCACCTGCCCATTTGAGCCCCCCAAGCCCAAAACCAAGCATAAGCTTGACGTGACCTCCGTGGAGGACTACAAAGCTCTGCAGAAGTATGAGAAGGAGAAGTTTGAGGAAATGATTCGACAG GTCAAGGACAATGGGGCTAATCTTGCCATTTGCCAGTGGGGCTTTGATGATGAAGCCAATCACTTACTCCTGCAGAATGAGCTTCCTGCGGTCCGCTGGGTCGGTGGACCTGAGATTGAG CTCATCGCCATTGCTACTGGAGGACGTATCGTACCCCGATTCTGCGAGCTGACCCCAGAGAAGTTGGGCAGTGCTGGGCTTGTGAAGGAAATCTGCTTCGGGACCACTAAAGACAGAATGCTGGTTATTGAGGAATGCAAGAACTCCAGAGCTGTGACTATCTTCATCCGCGGCGGGAACAAAATG ATTATCGAAGAGGCTAAGAGAGCTCTCCATGATGCTCTGTGCGTCATCCGTAACCTTGTGAGGGATAACCGCATTGTCTACGGTGGCGGTGCGTCAGAGATCTCCTGCGCTCTTGCAGTCAACCAGGCAGCTGACAAG TGCCCGTCTCTGGAACAGTATGCCATGAGAGCGTTCGCTGATGCTCTGGAGGTCATTCCTATGGCACTGGCCGAGAACAGTGGTTTGAACCCCATTCAAACAATGACAGAGGTCAGAGCCCGGCAAGTCAAGGAAAGCAACCCTGCACTCGGAATTGACTGCCTACATTTGTCAACAAATG ACATGAAACAACAGCATGTGATTGAGACCCTGATTGGAAAGAAACAGCAGATTTCTCTGGCCACTCAAGTAGTCAAGATGATTCTGAAGATTGACGACATCAGGGGCCCCGGCGAGCCTGAAGACTGA